Genomic segment of Candidatus Eremiobacterota bacterium:
GGCGATGGTCGATCTCCGGGCCGCCGTTGCGAGCGCCGTTGCCGAAGGAATCGTTCCGGCCGCGAGCGCGGATCGTTTCGTGGCCGCGGCAAAACGGCTGCACTACCGCGACCGGACGAAGCGCGCCGCCCTCGAGCGCGCGCGAGAGGCGGGCATTCCGGAACGCGACGTCGCTGTGCTCGATCCCTATCTGAGCGCGCACCGCGTTTCGCAGAAGCGCGAAGATGCGCTGGCGCTCGTCACGTACATGGCGGCACGGGAGCCGTCGTTCGCCGAACCGTTCTCGCCGGCATTTCAGTTTCAGAACACCATCTTCTGGCAGGAGTTCACGCGCGTCGTCGGCGACGTGCGGGGCGGGGGCCTCCCGGACGTCGGCCAGGCGCTGACCTTCGAGGACGTGCTCGACGAGCTGCGGCTTCACTTCGGCAGCGCCTCCACGTTCTTGCAAGGGGCGCTGCTCCGCTTTCTCGCGATCCGCGAGTGCGAGCGCTCGAACCTGCTCGTCGACGAAGAGTCGCTCAAGGAGTCCATCGAGCGCTTTCGGCGCGAGCACGGGCTGCTTTCGGGAGCGGCGTTCACCCGCTGGCGGACGAGCAACGACCTGACCGAGGTCGACCAGGTGCTGCGCTTCTTCAAGGATCAGGCGCGAGTCTACACCGTGGACGACCGTTTCGCACTCAACGCGCAGCACTACGTGTTGGACTGCTTGCGCGGGAGCGGCATGTACGAAGCGGTCGTCGAGCGCGCAAAGGAGAAGCGCCGGTTCCTCGAGACCGCGCCGCCTCCGAGGACGCAGCACGACGTTCAGGAGCGCGTCGAGCGCGCCCTCGACTGGTACGCGTCGCTCGGCGGACGGAACGGAGCGCGGCCTGAGAGCCGGCACGTGCGGGCCGGCTACGAGGACAAGGAGACGTTCTTGGTCGCCCTTTGCAAAGAGTTCGAGTTCGTGCAGGCGCAGGCCGCGACGCTCGGTTCGCGCTGAAGAGCATGGCGACCGCGCCCGTTTCGGTCGTAGAGGTGAAGCGATGGATGGACGAGCTCGCCGCCGAGCTCGGTGGTGCGGGGCTGGATCGGATCGAGGAGATGCTGCGCATCCGAGCCGGACTCACCGTCGCCAGCAAGGCTCCGTATCAGCACCCGTACGCGCTGCACGTTCCCGGGCTCGCCGCCCTGCCCTGGCACGATCAGTCCGAGTTCCCGTGGGCCGGCGTCGTCGCCCGATCGGCGGCCGCGATACGGAGCGAGCTCGGCGATCTGCTGCGTGAAGGCGTCGAACAACCGTACATCGAGCCGTTCGACGCCCCGCTTCACGGTCTCGACGGCACCGCAGCCGAAACCGCGGCGGACCGATTCGGCACGGCGACCGCGACGGCGAGAGATTGGACTGCCTTGTTCTTGTATCGTCACGGAATGTGGATCGACGCGAATGCCCGCTGGTTGCCGAGTGCTCGCCGGATGATCGAGCTGACCCCGTACGCGCCGGGTGAGGGGCTCTGTTCGGTGCTTGAGCCGCACGGCCGGATCCGGCTTCACTCGGGCGGCTGCAACGCCGTGTTGACGTGTCATCTTCCGCTCGTCGTGCCCGACGGATGCGCGCTCAGCGTCGGCCTCGAAGCACGGGCCTGGGTCGAGAACCGGCTGGTCGTCTTCGACGACACCTTCTTGCACAAGGCGTGGAACGACTCCGAGCAGCGGCGCGTGTGCTTGATATGGGAGGTCTGGCACCGCGACCTCACCGCGATCGAGATTCGCGCGCTCTCGGTGCTGTATCCGCGGCTGATGTTCTAGCATCCGCTGCCCGCCAGGGCCGGGCGCCAACGTCTCGAACAGGTCGTGTTTCGGCGTGCCGGGGCTCGATACGTGTCGATCAGCGCAAAGAACGTCTCCATCGCGTACGGCTACAAGGTCGTGCTCGATCACGTCGATACGAGCCTGAACCGGGGTGAGCGGATCGCGCTGATCGGCGAGAACGGGGCGGGAAAGTCGACGCTCCTGCGGATAATAGCAGGGCTTGAAGCGCCCGACGAGGGGGTGGTCCACCGCACCCCGCGGGACGAGATCGGCTATCTCCCGCAGACGCTGGCAGCGCTCGAAACCGAGACGATCGGGGACGTCATCGCGCTCGCCCTCGCGGGGCTGCGCCACTTGGAAGACCGTATGCGCGAGCTCGAGCGCGCGATGGCGTCGTCGTCCGATCCGCGTGTCCTCGAAGAGTACGGCGAGGTCGCCGCGCATTTCGAATTGCGCGGCGGCTATCAGCTCGGCTATCGGATACCGGAGGTGCTCGCCGGGCTCGGCGTCGGCTACCTCACCGAAGACCGCCGCGTGAGCGAGTTGTCCGGAGGAGAAAAGGCGCGCGTCAGGCTGGCGTCGCTCTTGATCGCCGCACCCGACACTCTGCTGCTCGACGAACCGACGAACGACCTCGACGACCGCGCGATGCAGTGGCTCGAGGGCTTCCTGAGCTCCTACGCCGGCGGCGTGCTCTTCGTGACGCACGACCGCGACTTCATCGATACGATCGCGACCAAGATCGTCGAGCTCGACGAACACCGGCACACCTTGATCGCGTACGAAGGCAACTACGAGCGGTACCTGGACGAGAAGCGCGCCGCGCGCGAGCGCGCGCAGCAAGCATATGAAGCGCAGCAGGACGAGATCCGCCAACTGCGCGAGTACTCCGCCGCCACCGCGCGAGTCGTCGGCCACGGGCGCCCGGCACCGGACCGCGACAAGTCCGCCCACAACTTTCGCGGGTCGGGCGTGGAGCGCGCCGTGAGCCGGAACGTTCGCAACGCGCGAGCGAAGCTCGAGCGGATCGACGCGAACCGGCTCTCGCCGCCGCCGGAGCCACTGCGATTCCGCGGCCGCTTCGCGACCGGCGAGCAGTTCGTCGGGTCGGCGGCGATTCTGGCGGAGGGCGTCGTCGTGCGATACGGCGAGGAGGTCGTTCTCGATCACGTGAGCTGCCGGCTGGAGATCGACGATCGCGTCTGCGCGGTGGGGCAGAACGGCGCCGGCAAATCGACGTTGCTGCGCGTGCTGGCCGGGCTGCAGGCACCGGATGCCGGGACGGTGACGCATTCGAAGATGCTGCGCATCGGCTACCTGCCTCAGGAACCACGGCTTCCGCTCCCCTCACGCAAGGTGTTGGACAACGTCGCGCACCGGCTGCGCGATGTCGAGTCGGTGTCGTTGGAAGAGGTCGCCGGATCGCTCGTTCGGTGGGGGCTGCTCGAACGCGAGGATCTGCACAAGAGGGTGACCGAACTTTCGGTCGGCCAGCAGCGCAAGGTCGAAATCGGAATTCTCATCGCGCTGCAGCCGAACGCGCTGATCCTCGACGAGCCGACGAATCACTTGTCCTTCGACGTCATCGAGTCGCTTCAGCAAGCGTTGACGCAGTTCGCCGGCCCGGTCTTGATCGCGACGCACGACCGGCGGCTGCTGCGCGAGTTTCCGCGAAAGCTTTGGACGATCGCGTCCGGTCGGTCGGTCGAATCGATCCGGCGCTAAGCCTCATTCCGCGCAGCCGACGTCGAACGCGATCGGCGGCTGCGTCGCGGCGTAGTGAAAGTCGCAGGTCGATGCGTTTAGGTACAGCGTTTCGTCCTCACGGTGCTCGCCGTAGCCTTCGTGGATGTGGCCGAAGAGGTGCACCTTCGGGCGGACGCGTCCGCGCAGCTCGCGGAGCAGGTGCGGACAGCCGGCGTGGTCGCCGCGTTCCGTCCGGTCGAGGACGCCGTGGGGCGGGCCGTGCGTGATGACGATGTCGGTTCCGGCCGGAATTTTAGCCCACGTTCGCTTCGCGATCGCACCGCGGTCGTCGCGCGGAAAGTTGTACGCCCAGTCGAAGAACCACGGCTGCCACGGCGAGCCGTAGAACGTCACGCCGCCCAATGCGAACGGCTCGTCGATCAGCAGCGTGACGCCGTGGTCGGCGAACAGCGTGCGCGCTCCGTCGGGATAATCTTCGATCCCGAAGTCGTGGTTGCCGGGGATCGCAACGATTGCTCGGAACCGGCCGCGCAGCGAAGCCAACCAGCGCACCGCACGTTCCAATTCGGGAGCTGTCCCCTTCATCGTCAAGTCGCCGGCGTGCAACAGAACATCGCCGTCGGGAATGGCAACCCCCTCGGCGCTGTTGTGGGTGTCGGAGA
This window contains:
- a CDS encoding aspartyl/asparaginyl beta-hydroxylase domain-containing protein, encoding MKRWMDELAAELGGAGLDRIEEMLRIRAGLTVASKAPYQHPYALHVPGLAALPWHDQSEFPWAGVVARSAAAIRSELGDLLREGVEQPYIEPFDAPLHGLDGTAAETAADRFGTATATARDWTALFLYRHGMWIDANARWLPSARRMIELTPYAPGEGLCSVLEPHGRIRLHSGGCNAVLTCHLPLVVPDGCALSVGLEARAWVENRLVVFDDTFLHKAWNDSEQRRVCLIWEVWHRDLTAIEIRALSVLYPRLMF
- a CDS encoding ABC-F family ATP-binding cassette domain-containing protein, which produces MSISAKNVSIAYGYKVVLDHVDTSLNRGERIALIGENGAGKSTLLRIIAGLEAPDEGVVHRTPRDEIGYLPQTLAALETETIGDVIALALAGLRHLEDRMRELERAMASSSDPRVLEEYGEVAAHFELRGGYQLGYRIPEVLAGLGVGYLTEDRRVSELSGGEKARVRLASLLIAAPDTLLLDEPTNDLDDRAMQWLEGFLSSYAGGVLFVTHDRDFIDTIATKIVELDEHRHTLIAYEGNYERYLDEKRAARERAQQAYEAQQDEIRQLREYSAATARVVGHGRPAPDRDKSAHNFRGSGVERAVSRNVRNARAKLERIDANRLSPPPEPLRFRGRFATGEQFVGSAAILAEGVVVRYGEEVVLDHVSCRLEIDDRVCAVGQNGAGKSTLLRVLAGLQAPDAGTVTHSKMLRIGYLPQEPRLPLPSRKVLDNVAHRLRDVESVSLEEVAGSLVRWGLLEREDLHKRVTELSVGQQRKVEIGILIALQPNALILDEPTNHLSFDVIESLQQALTQFAGPVLIATHDRRLLREFPRKLWTIASGRSVESIRR
- a CDS encoding metallophosphatase domain-containing protein, which translates into the protein MRCIALSDTHNSAEGVAIPDGDVLLHAGDLTMKGTAPELERAVRWLASLRGRFRAIVAIPGNHDFGIEDYPDGARTLFADHGVTLLIDEPFALGGVTFYGSPWQPWFFDWAYNFPRDDRGAIAKRTWAKIPAGTDIVITHGPPHGVLDRTERGDHAGCPHLLRELRGRVRPKVHLFGHIHEGYGEHREDETLYLNASTCDFHYAATQPPIAFDVGCAE